The Salvia miltiorrhiza cultivar Shanhuang (shh) chromosome 1, IMPLAD_Smil_shh, whole genome shotgun sequence genome has a window encoding:
- the LOC130988862 gene encoding phospholipase D alpha 1-like, with translation MADQILLHGDLHATIYEIDNLHLGFLAKFYHKVIEGIEEAAGFNNTASRLYATIDLEKTRVGRTRRLHDHDSNPRWDESFHIYCAHAASKLVFTIKLDNPVGTKLVGTAEIPVTDLIRGDPLDTWLDILNRRRKPIHGNSKLRVRLHFYDVKRERCWSRGLKSPNFPGVPYTFFPQRTGCRVTLYQDAHVADGFLPAIQLAGGKQYRPRRCWEDVFDVISNAKHMIYITGWSVYTKITLVRDVAGAKITLGELLIKKANEGVRVLMLVWDERTSVKLLKNDGLLATHDEDTGSYFRNTKVHCVLCPRNPDDGRSIAQGLEIGTMFTHHQKLVVADATMPNGSDRIRRMVSFVGGIDLCDGRYDTQNHSLFRTLNTVHRDDFHQANCRGADIRKGGPREPWHDIHCKVEGAAAWDVLYNFEQRWRKQGGRDLLLPLQELRGVVAPPSPVMFPDDRDTWNVQVFRSIDGGAAFGFPEVPEEAARSGLISGKDNIIDRSIQDAYIHAIRRANNFIYIENQYFLGSSFSWVSTDNVKIEDVSALHLIPKELSLKIACKIAAGEAFRVYVVVPMWPEGFPESAAVQTILSWQKRTMEMMYTDVAEALKARGVTAAHLRDYLTFFCLGNREMKRHGEYEPPLKPERDTYYSRAQQSRRAMIYVHSKMMIVDDEYIIVGSANINQRSMDGARDSEIAMGAYQPYHLSCKRPARGEIYGFRMALWYEHLGVLDDAFCRPERLECIRKVNGMAERNWDVYTAESVDGDLAGHLLPYPVGVECSGRVGELPGTQNFPDTTAPVIGAVAHFYPSILTT, from the exons ATGGCAGATCAAATTTTACTCCACGGAGATCTACATGCAACTATCTATGAGATCGACAATCTCCATCTTGGATTTCTTGCCAAGTTTTATCATAAG GTGATAGAAGGCATCGAAGAAGCAGCAGGTTTCAACAACACAGCTTCACGGCTCTACGCGACGATCGACTTAGAGAAAACTCGAGTCGGCCGCACCCGGCGACTTCACGACCACGACTCCAATCCTCGCTGGGATGAATCCTTCCACATCTACTGCGCCCACGCCGCCTCCAAACTCGTCTTCACCATCAAGCTCGATAATCCCGTCGGCACCAAACTCGTCGGAACCGCCGAGATCCCCGTCACCGACCTCATCCGCGGCGATCCTCTCGACACGTGGCTCGACATCCTCAACCGCCGCCGCAAACCGATCCACGGAAACTCCAAGCTCCGCGTCCGCCTCCACTTCTACGACGTCAAGCGCGAGCGCTGCTGGTCGCGCGGCCTCAAGAGCCCTAACTTCCCCGGCGTTCCGTACACCTTCTTCCCGCAGAGGACGGGCTGCAGAGTCACTCTGTACCAGGACGCTCACGTTGCCGACGGCTTCCTCCCGGCGATCCAGCTCGCCGGCGGGAAGCAATACCGGCCGCGGCGGTGCTGGGAGGATGTCTTCGACGTGATCTCCAATGCGAAGCACATGATCTACATCACTGGTTGGTCTGTTTACACGAAGATCACGCTGGTGAGAGACGTGGCCGGAGCCAAGATAACTCTCGGCGAGCTGCTCATAAAGAAGGCTAATGAAGGTGTGAGGGTTCTGATGCTAGTTTGGGATGAGAGAACTTCTGTGAAGCTATTGAAGAATGATGGATTGCTTGCGACTCACGATGAAGATACCGGTAGCTATTTCCGGAACACAAAGGTGCACTGCGTGCTCTGCCCGCGCAACCCCGACGACGGCCGGAGCATTGCGCAGGGGCTGGAAATCGGCACCATGTTCACGCACCACCAGAAACTGGTGGTGGCGGACGCCACAATGCCTAACGGAAGCGATCGGATTAGGAGGATGGTGAGCTTCGTCGGCGGAATCGATCTATGCGACGGCAGATATGATACTCAGAATCACTCCCTGTTCAGAACTCTCAACACAGTTCACCGTGATGACTTCCATCAGGCCAACTGCCGCGGCGCCGACATCCGGAAAGGCGGCCCCAGGGAGCCGTGGCACGACATCCACTGTAAGGTGGAGGGCGCCGCCGCTTGGGACGTCCTCTACAATTTTGAGCAGCGGTGGCGGAAGCAGGGCGGGAGGGACCTACTCCTACCGCTGCAGGAGCTCCGCGGCGTGGTGGCCCCGCCGTCTCCGGTGATGTTCCCCGACGACCGCGACACGTGGAACGTGCAGGTTTTCAGATCCATTGACGGCGGGGCGGCGTTCGGGTTCCCGGAGGTGCCCGAGGAGGCTGCCCGGTCCGGCCTGATCAGCGGAAAGGATAACATCATCGATCGAAGCATTCAAGACGCTTACATCCACGCTATTCGGCGCGCAAACAATTTCATCTACATCGAGAATCAGTACTTCCTCGGCAGCTCATTCTCGTGGGTATCAACCGATAATGTGAAAATCGAAGATGTCAGCGCTCTGCACCTCATCCCGAAAGAGCTCTCATTGAAGATCGCGTGCAAGATTGCAGCAGGGGAGGCCTTCAGAGTGTACGTGGTGGTGCCGATGTGGCCGGAGGGGTTTCCGGAGAGCGCGGCGGTGCAGACCATACTGAGCTGGCAGAAGAGAACGATGGAGATGATGTATACCGACGTGGCGGAAGCACTCAAAGCCAGAGGCGTAACCGCCGCCCATCTCAGAGACTACTTGACGTTCTTCTGCCTCGGAAACAGAGAGATGAAGAGACACGGAGAATACGAGCCGCCGTTGAAACCGGAGCGTGACACATATTACAGCAGAGCGCAGCAGTCGCGGCGCGCCATGATCTACGTCCACTCCAAGATGATGATCG TTGACGACGAGTACATAATAGTTGGATCAGCCAACATCAACCAGAGATCGATGGATGGGGCGAGGGACTCGGAGATTGCGATGGGGGCTTATCAGCCGTATCATCTGTCTTGCAAGAGGCCGGCAAGAGGCGAGATCTATGGGTTCCGGATGGCGTTGTGGTACGAGCACCTGGGCGTATTGGACGACGCCTTCTGTCGTCCTGAGAGATTGGAGTGCATACGGAAAGTGAACGGCATGGCGGAGAGGAACTGGGATGTTTACACGGCGGAAAGTGTGGATGGGGATTTGGCGGGGCATCTGCTTCCGTATCCCGTTGGGGTTGAGTGTAGTGGTAGAGTGGGTGAGCTGCCGGGAACTCAGAATTTCCCGGATACCACGGCGCCGGTTATTGGCGCCGTCGCACACTTCTATCCGTCCATCCTCACTACCTGA